From one Rhopalosiphum padi isolate XX-2018 chromosome 2, ASM2088224v1, whole genome shotgun sequence genomic stretch:
- the LOC132921098 gene encoding MFS-type transporter SLC18B1-like: MLRISNFSKRQWLTLIVFSIADFCNAICVSLQAPFYPQEAEKKGATATEYGLVFGIFELVVFLISPVYGKHLNRIGPKYLFNGGIFTTGICAILFGFLDRVEGHYPFIILSFVIRIVEAMGNAAFLTASFAIIAMEFPDNVATTFASLETFFGLGLIVGPTVGGALYQVGGFVTPFLVLGSTLFLSAVMTAFVLPDHPNRRNDVTSDASLLKVLKIPGIMLAAASIIVTSMSIGFLSATLEPHLRQFKLSPMVLGLMFVINGGTYALTAPWWGWLCDKVLPAKVVTLLGCIILMIGFSLIGPVPFLDRPTEFSVTILGLVMHGMGIGAQLVASFTDALRTAIQHGFANNLETYGLISGLWTSTFALGAFIGPSIAGILYDVVGFGAATLFVIVLSAVVGVAVTLFLIFSRPPRLAKDMHSLDNLMDPLVKSVTENGGGGAYITSALTCPVPPERPPGMDGIIACSSYKNRLGTWNRKESELVIGSHIGNSYADETRGLLG; this comes from the exons ATGCTACGCATATCAAATTTCAGCAAACGACAGTGGTTGACGTTAATTGTCTTCAGTATCGCTGATTTTTGTAACGCCATCTGCGTGTCGTTGCAAGCTCCGTTTTATCCCCAAGAG gctGAAAAAAAAGGAGCCACTGCAACCGAATATGGTTTGGTATTCGGTATTTTTGAACTGGTTGTGTTTTTAATCAGTCCCGTTTATGGAAAACAC ttaaataggATTGGgcctaaatatttattcaatggaGGAATATTCACAACAGGAATATGTGCAATCTTATTTgg ATTTTTGGACAGGGTGGAAGGCCATTATCCATTCATCATATTATCATTCGTCATACGTATCGTCGAAGCGATGGGAAATGCGGCGTTTTTGACAGCCAGTTTTGCCATCATTGCTATGGAGTTTCCGGACAACGTGGCTACCACATTT gcTTCTCTTGAGACATTTTTTGGTCTTGGGCTGATTGTTGGACCAACTGTCGGTGGAGCTTTGTATCAA gtcGGAGGCTTTGTAACCCCATTCTTAGTTTTGGGTTCAACATTATTCCTTTCGGCTGTTATGACTGCGTTTGTATTACCCGATCACCCCAATCGTAGAAATGACGTTACTAGTgatg CTAGTCTGTTGAAAGTATTGAAAATTCCGGGTATAATGTTAGCGGCCGCCAGTATTATTGTTACGTCTATGAGCATTGGGTTTTTGTCGGCTACCTTGGAACCACATCTTAGACAA ttcaaATTGTCTCCAATGGTCTTGGGGCTGATGTTTGTCATAAACGGCGGTACTTATGCATTAACGGCGCCATGGTGGGGTTGGTTGTGCGACAAAGTGCTGCCTGCCAAAGTGGTCACGTTGCTGGGATGCATCATACTCATGATCGGATTCAGTCTTATCGGCCCGGTGCCATTTCTCGACAGACCGAC AGAATTTTCCGTCACCATACTAGGACTGGTGATGCACGGCATGGGCATCGGTGCACAACTTGTTGCATCGTTCACCGACGCTCTGCGAACCGCCAT TCAGCACGGGTTTGCCAACAACTTGGAAACTTATGGTCTGATATCGGGACTTTGGACATCCACTTTTGCACTCGGAGCTTTTATTGGCCCTTCCATTGCTGGTATACTGTACGATGTCGTAGGATTCGGCGCAGCTACTTTATTTGTTATCGTATTGTCCGCTGTTGTg ggAGTGGCTGTAACGCTGTTTTTGATTTTCTCCCGGCCACCGAGACTGGCCAAGGATATGCACAGTCTGGACAACCTGATGGATCCACTGGTCAAGTCCGTGACGGAGAACGGTGGTGGTGGCGCGTACATCACGTCAGCGCTCACGTGCCCAGTTCCACCGGAACGGCCGCCCGGCATGGATGGCATAATCGCGTGCAGCAGCTACAAGAATCGGTTAGGCACGTGGAATCGGAAGGAGAGTGAATTGGTCATCGGTAGCCACATCGGCAACAGCTACGCCGACGAGACCAGAGGTCTGCTAGGCTGA